From Pongo pygmaeus isolate AG05252 chromosome 1, NHGRI_mPonPyg2-v2.0_pri, whole genome shotgun sequence, one genomic window encodes:
- the LOC129016545 gene encoding LOW QUALITY PROTEIN: olfactory receptor 10J4-like (The sequence of the model RefSeq protein was modified relative to this genomic sequence to represent the inferred CDS: inserted 1 base in 1 codon), which translates to MPRPNFTVVTEFTFEGFPIFEWHHRLILFVFFLVLYLLTLASNAIILTLIRLNHQLHMPMYFFLSVXISETCYTMTIIPQMLSSLLSPQQTISIPGYATQLFFYLTFGVNKCFLLTAMGYDRYVAICRPLRYSVIMGKKACIQLASGSWSTGLSTAIIQLSSVFSLPFCDANLISHFFCDIRPIMKLTCADTTIKEFITLLISLCVLVLPMVLIFISCVLMVTTILKIASAEGRRKAFATCASHLTVVIVRYGCTSFIYLKPKSQNSLQDRLISVTYTVITPLLNPVVYSLRNKEVKDALLRALGRKPLS; encoded by the exons ATGCCAAGGCCCAATTTCACGGTTGTGACAGAGTTTACCTTTGAGGGTTTCCCCATTTTTGAGTGGCATCACAGACTCATCCTCTTTGTGTTCTTTTTGGTCTTGTACCTTTTGACCCTTGCCAGCAATGCTATCATCTTGACACTTATCCGCCTTAACCATCAACTTCACATGCCCATGTATTTCTTCCTGAGTG CTATTTCTGAGACCTGTTATACCATGACCATCATCCCCCAAATGCTGTCCAGTCTCCTCAGTCCTCAACAAACCATCTCCATCCCAGGCTATGCCACTCAGCTCTTTTTCTATCTCACTTTTGGTGTCAATAAATGCTTCCTGCTCACAGCCATGGGGTATGACCGCTATGTGGCCATCTGCCGCCCCCTACGGTATTCAGTCATCATGGGCAAAAAGGCTTGTATACAACTGGCAAGTGGATCCTGGAGCACTGGCCTGAGCACAGCTATCATTCAGCTGTCTTCTGTATTCAGCCTTCCCTTCTGTGATGCTAATCTCATCTCCCACTTCTTTTGTGATATCCGGCCCATAATGAAGCTCACCTGTGCAGACACTACTATCAAGGAATTTATTACTTTGCTCATCAGTCTCTGTGTCCTTGTTCTGCCCATGGTCTTGATCTTCATCTCCTGTGTCCTAATGGTCACCACCATCCTCAAGATTGCATCAGCTGAGGGCCGGAGAAAGGCCTTTGCTACTTGTGCCTCACACCTCACAGTGGTCATTGTCCGCTATGGCTGTACCTCTTTCATCTACCTAAAACCCAAATCCCAAAATTCCCTGCAGGACAGACTTATCTCTGTGACATACACTGTTATTACTCCTCTGCTCAACCCTGTTGTATACAGCCTGAGGAACAAAGAGGTCAAGGATGCCTTGCTCAGAGCTTTGGGCAGAAAGCCTCTCTCTTAG